The following nucleotide sequence is from Trifolium pratense cultivar HEN17-A07 linkage group LG2, ARS_RC_1.1, whole genome shotgun sequence.
ttaaaacattATCGAAAGGTGTAACATTTTGTGTCAAGTtgatgtcatttgatcctgaccctatatatatacacgtaaaaaaaaattatatttaatttttaaataacgtatcgcCGTATCGGTGTCGTATtggtatcgtgtcacgtataTGGGCTTCATAGATGAGCTCTCTTGCATGCCATGAAGGAAGCCAATCATTGAGATTTAGATATggttcaatttgaaagcgacTCACATGTGTTGACTGAAACTATTCAAACCAGACGTAGTGGTAACTCAAAAGTTAGTTTAATTGTTGCAGAAATTACGCAAATTATGTTATCTTGTGTAAACTTTGAATTGAAGTTTGTTAAGAGACAACATTATATAGTTTATCAGGGTTGACAATGACCCGAGCCAACTCGTGAATAGTTCGAAACTCGATTCGATAATTGACTCGTGAACTTTGGTCATGAACCAAATGAGTGAACTTGAGTTAAAACTTAAGTTCGTTAAATAAATGAGCTGAACATAAACTAGCAAATGATATTTGACATAATGATAATACTAGCAAAATCCATGGGTAAAATTCAAATGCAGAAACTTTACACCTACAATTAAGAAATGTTTCCAACTATCCAACAtgacaaaaattataaagagCTTCAAACTCATTGTCCACCACTAAACTAAACATACACTTATTTTCTAATAGAACCTATGTTGGTCTAAGCAGATCtttgtttttatctttatatatatttcattattaataatacaaTTTCAAAGTTTCCGTTGTTTACACCGTttcatttgtatattttttgtgAGTTTTATCGGTTTCACCACAAGTTTAGAAGATGCTACCATTTTGGTTACAAACAACCACTAAATACAAGTCAATGAGTAAAAATTGTAAGTTGCACAAGTAAAAATTGGAGGAAGAGTAGTACTAATAATGCAAAGGGCATTCAATTCAACATTAAAGCTAATAATCACTCGTTACACCATCCTTGGATGATGCATCACATACTTTTGTTAAGCAAATGttttaacaaaaacaacaaaaaaacaaataattagaCCACCAACTATTAATAGAGGCAAAAGTATTGACTCTCTAGCTGATGTTAACTAATTTACAATTAGTTTATCAAGACTTAGCTAAAGTTCATATTAAAATATACACCAAAACTAACTTAGTTTCTGTTTAGTTGCGCGACGAGTTTTCCCGAAAAGATGATTGGTTTTGTAGTCAAATACAAAACCAAACATATGCTTAATAATAACCTAGAAACCTATTACTACTGCTACAAGCTTTCAACAGCCAAGAagtatatagatataaatatttgGTGGACGCTAAGAAGAAACTTCGGATCTCGATGCAGTCAGTCACATCTAAACCGTTCAATCAAGATCAAGCACAAGTTGGATTTGTTCCACACAACAATAAGTCCATGTTCTTCAACTTTTTCCACAAGCTATGACTTTTCTTCCCATCAATATTCTTCCTAGAAGAATTtccttcttctttccacttAAACCTTCTAGGCTTCTCCATTTGAACATGAACTTCCAAAGCTATCCCTTCACCATTTTTCCCTTTATTCCCCATACATCCACCATTTTCTTGATTCTCTCTTCTCAAAAGTCTCTCATAATACTCCTTATTCCTCTTCTCCAAACCATGTATCTGTCCTTGAAGATCTTCAATTTTCCTATGCAAAAGATAAACTCTATGATCCTCCCTCATCTTCAACACACATTTAGCTAACTCACCGGCTTTTCTCTTGATGAAAACCGACTCGGACGCAAGTTCTTTGTTCTCTTCAACCAAAGTATTAACTCTATAACTCAAACCAGCATTCTCATTCAACAAAACAAGTCTCTCAGATTCCAAAACCTCAAGCAAACTCTTTTGCAACTCACTTTTCCTCGAAGACTCGCAATATTTCTTCTCCATGACACCAACCTCATGAACCAAAAAATCACACATAACATTCTTCATCACAAGCTCAGCTACAATTGCATCAACATCAAGTAAATTTCCCTTCATCAAAGGTAACATTTGTTGATAAGAGATTGAACTTTCGATATCCGAATCAACTTGACTCACACCACTAATAACTTCTTCTTGGTCATAGAAACCATCCTCCAATGTTGAAACTTGAGAAGAGTGTCTACTATGATGTTTATGTTTTGCAAGTGTTTGTATATAACGATCAGATAAAGTTATATAGCCATTGTACAAATCTTGCAGAAGTGAAAGTAGTTGAGGTCTCTTTTGGTAATAAGCTTCTGCTCTTTCTGCAAAAGTGTCaccttcttcttcatcttcatttgttcCAATAGCCAACATTTTCATCCTCTCTTCCAAATCTATACCACCATTGAAACAAAACCAAGTTCACATTTGAATTAGTATATTAGAGTATTGTGCAATAAAAATACcacatacaaaaaataaaaactatttttcttaCATGATTTACTCAAATCCATAGCtacaaaagaattaaaaaaaaatcacaacttttAAAAACACCACacataaaaaaatcactttttctcCTACATGATATACTCAACTTCATAGCTttcaaaaccataaaatgaaAAGAGCTTACAATAATAACACAAGAAATAAAAAGCCCTTTTTTAGTTACCTGATTTACTCAATTCCATAGCTTCAAAACcatgaaaaaaattgagaacTTTTAACAATAGTACTAATGAGAGCAACAAGGGGATGTTAATATAGACTCAGATCT
It contains:
- the LOC123910151 gene encoding kinase-interacting family protein-like isoform X1, yielding MERGPNIIMDMDMNKDKVISNSQLLSSSLKGFKDKIITTNNMPSWLLTSISDLEERMKMLAIGTNEDEEEGDTFAERAEAYYQKRPQLLSLLQDLYNGYITLSDRYIQTLAKHKHHSRHSSQVSTLEDGFYDQEEVISGVSQVDSDIESSISYQQMLPLMKGNLLDVDAIVAELVMKNVMCDFLVHEVGVMEKKYCESSRKSELQKSLLEVLESERLVLLNENAGLSYRVNTLVEENKELASESVFIKRKAGELAKCVLKMREDHRVYLLHRKIEDLQGQIHGLEKRNKEYYERLLRRENQENGGCMGNKGKNGEGIALEVHVQMEKPRRFKWKEEGNSSRKNIDGKKSHSLWKKLKNMDLLLCGTNPTCA
- the LOC123910151 gene encoding kinase-interacting family protein-like isoform X2, with the protein product MELSKSDLEERMKMLAIGTNEDEEEGDTFAERAEAYYQKRPQLLSLLQDLYNGYITLSDRYIQTLAKHKHHSRHSSQVSTLEDGFYDQEEVISGVSQVDSDIESSISYQQMLPLMKGNLLDVDAIVAELVMKNVMCDFLVHEVGVMEKKYCESSRKSELQKSLLEVLESERLVLLNENAGLSYRVNTLVEENKELASESVFIKRKAGELAKCVLKMREDHRVYLLHRKIEDLQGQIHGLEKRNKEYYERLLRRENQENGGCMGNKGKNGEGIALEVHVQMEKPRRFKWKEEGNSSRKNIDGKKSHSLWKKLKNMDLLLCGTNPTCA